A DNA window from Myripristis murdjan chromosome 19, fMyrMur1.1, whole genome shotgun sequence contains the following coding sequences:
- the bbs1 gene encoding LOW QUALITY PROTEIN: BBSome complex member BBS1 (The sequence of the model RefSeq protein was modified relative to this genomic sequence to represent the inferred CDS: deleted 2 bases in 1 codon), with product MSEARSDGGKWLDAHYDPVASLYTFSACMDLADLHGDAESKLVVGDLGTGTSGMKLKVYRGTALVSESALLDLPTALAAFLMDLHEPRIPAIAVASGPFIYIYKNLRPYFKFTLPGLQVNGLEQDVWQQVREGHIDPLTLKEMLEGLREKAEVPLSVRSLHFLSLEPQQMDEFVSLHKQQPIRRQTVITCMGTLRKSTADEDGVSCLVIGTENNDVYVLDPEAFTILSKMSLPAAPTMMDVTGQFDVEFRITVACRNGNIYILRRDSVKPKYCIELASHPVGLVRQGKNVVVGCADESLQGFTQKGKKLWRASLPAPVTTMAAMELPTRGFQAVLVGLANCEVHLYRDKNLLSAIKTPDVVSGVCFGRYGREDGTLIMSMRGGGLMVKILKRTATFDERDNAPGPPLAQSVRLNVPKKTKLYVDQTLRERENGVAMHRAFQMDLSRLRLAAGRPTVKALESSLTPVSSSLSEPLKMNAVVQGLGPSFKLTLNVQNTAACRPVMNLVISFLYDEHLYRMRNPYLRIPLLVPGLVYPVQTFVECTSDRGISDIIKVFVLHEGRSAPLLTAHINMPVSEGLALN from the exons ATGTCGGAGGCGCGCTCGGACGGAGGGAAGTGGCTGGACGCGCACTACGACCCGGTGGCGAGCCTGTACACCTTCTCCGCGTGCATGGACCTGGCGGACCTGCACGGGGACGCGGAGAGCAAGCTGGTGGTCGGCGACCTGGGCACGGGCACGAGCGGCATGAAGCTCAAGGTGTACCGGGGCACGGCGCTCGTGAGCGAGAGCGCGCTCCTGGACCTGCCCACCGCGCTCGCGGCCTTCCTCATGGACCTGCACGAGCCGCGCATCCCCGCCATCGCCGTGGCTTCCGGTCCCTTCATCTACATCTACAAGAACCTGAGACCCTACTTCAAGTTCACCCTGCCGGGCCTGCAGGTCAACGGCCTGGAGCAG gaCGTGTGGCAGCAGGTGAGGGAGGGCCACATCGACCCCCTGACCCTGAAGGAGATGCTGGAGGGTCTGAGGGAGAAGGCCGAGGTGCCGCTGTCCGTCCGCTCgctgcacttcctgtctctgGAGCCGCAGCAGATGGACGAGTTCGTCAGCCTGCACAAGCAGCAGCCCATCCGCCgccag ACCGTCATCACCTGCATGGGCACGCTGAGGAAGAGCACGGCTGACGAGGACGGCGTCAGCTGCCTGGTGATCGGCACCGAGAACAACGACGTCTACGTCCTGGACCCTGAAGCCTTCACCATCCTGTCCAAG ATGTCCCTGCCGGCCGCTCCCACCATGATGGACGTGACGGGACAGTTTGACGTGGAGTTCCGCATCACAGTCGCCTGTCGCAACGGAAACATCTACATCCTGcgcag GGACTCGGTGAAGCCCAAGTACTGCATCGAGCTGGCGTCCCACCCGGTGGGGCTCGTCCGCCAGGGGAAGAACGTGGTGGTGGGCTGCGCCGACGAGAGCCTGCAGGGCTTCACCCAGAAG GGGAAGAAGCTGTGGCGAGCGAGCCTGCCGGCGCCCGTCACCACCATGGCCGCCATGGAGCTGCCCACGCGGGGCTTCCAGGCCGTGCTGGTGGGCCTGGCCAACTGCGAGGTGCACCTGTACCGCGACAAGAACCTGCTCAGCGCCATCAAGACGCCCGACGTGGTGAGCGGCGTCTGCTTCGGCCGCTACGGCCGCGAGGACGGGACGCTGATCATGAGCATGAGGGGCGGCGGCCTGATGGTGAAGATCCTGAAGAGGACGGCGACGTTCGACGAGCGGGACAACGCCCCGGGCCCCCCGCTGGCCCAGAGCGTCCGCCTCAACGTCCCCAAGAAGACCAAGCTGTACGTGGACCAGACGCTGCGCGAGCGCGAGAACGGCGTGGCCATGCACCGCGCCTTCCAGATGGACCTGAGCCGCCTGCGGCTGGCGGCCGGC CGGCCTACCGTGAAGGCGCTGGAGTCCAGCCTGACGCCCGTCTCCTCCAGCCTCAGCGAGCCGCTCAAGATGAACGCCGTGGTGCAGGGCCTCGGCCCCTCCTTCAAGCTCACGCTCAACGTGCAGAACACGGCGGCGTGCCGGCCCGTCATGAACCTGGTCATCAGCTTCCTGTACGACGAGCACCTGTACCGCATGAGGAACCCCTACCTGAGGATCCCGCTGCTCGTGCCCGGCCTCGTCTACCCCGTGCAGACCTTCGTGGAGTGCACCAGCGACCGCGGCATCTCCGACATCATCAAGGTGTTCGTCCTGCACGAGGGCCGCAGCGCCCCCCTGCTCACCGCGCACATCAACATGCCCGTCAGCGAGGGGCTGGCGCTCAACTGA